The segment AATCGCCCCCCATCATCAATCCGCGAGCAGTCGCCCAACTTCGCCTCGCAATTCAACAAAAGCAGGACCGGCTTAATTCCGAATGATCGTGCATTAAACAATTCTCGCTCCCTTTATTTTTATCCAGCGAACAACCTGCCTCCACCTTAAAGCCGCCTCTATGTCTGAAGTTGTAAATCGTATTCGCCAGAACCTCAGAGGGATCGAACAACAGATCCAGACTGCTTGTGATCGTTCGCAGCGAAATGCCGCTGATGTGCAGTTAATTACTGTCACCAAATACGCGGAGTGGAATTGGGTCGAAGCTCTGCTGGAACTCGGTTATTGTCATCTGGGCGAGAGTCGTCCTCAGCAACTGGAAGAACGAGCGGAACTCGTTTCGAAGGAAATCCAGTGGCATCTCATTGGCCAACTGCAACGAAACAAGATCCGTAAAGTTCTTCCCGTCACCAAACTGATCCACTCAATCGATTCCCTGAAACTGCTGGACGCCGTAGACCGGATTGCCGGAGAGGAGCAACTAAGACCAAATCTGCTTCTTCAGGTAAATGTCTCCGGGGAAGAAACCAAACAGGGTTTCTCTCGAAACGATCTACTTGATCATTGGTCCGAGTTCGACCAGTTTTCCCACACCAACATCGTTGGCCTGATGACCATGGCTCCTCACGTCGACGATCCTGAACTGGCACGTCCCACTTTTCGCGATTTGCGTTTACTACAGGACGAATTGAATCAGCGATCTCAGACGGTCAAACTCAGCGAACTTTCCATGGGGATGAGCCACGATTTCGGAATCGCTATTGAAGAAGGCGCGACGCTCATTCGCCTCGGTTCCAGTCTCTTCGAGGGCATAAGTAAATAGCGGAAAAAGGTCTATCCATGTTACTTCCCACCATTTCGG is part of the Polystyrenella longa genome and harbors:
- a CDS encoding YggS family pyridoxal phosphate-dependent enzyme, translated to MSEVVNRIRQNLRGIEQQIQTACDRSQRNAADVQLITVTKYAEWNWVEALLELGYCHLGESRPQQLEERAELVSKEIQWHLIGQLQRNKIRKVLPVTKLIHSIDSLKLLDAVDRIAGEEQLRPNLLLQVNVSGEETKQGFSRNDLLDHWSEFDQFSHTNIVGLMTMAPHVDDPELARPTFRDLRLLQDELNQRSQTVKLSELSMGMSHDFGIAIEEGATLIRLGSSLFEGISK